In the Nitrospirales bacterium LBB_01 genome, one interval contains:
- a CDS encoding cyclic peptide export ABC transporter yields the protein MRLLDFLTAETDLRSTRVIVMSALAGSANAMVVVIINNVAQDFSQLNFRSLLMFSLCILLYVVTKKYSLYETATTVRTAMYRSNMRISDKIRRTSLMSLETIGKTHIYTTMADNTEIVYEASRKMVNGLSSLVMLFFCFIYIAVLSTTAFWFAAAMIGSAIIIYIINQKAISEGLRSAAKKEGEYFDTMNHILEGFKEIKMNVKKSEDLLRNYLEKISRSTKEMQIGTENKVIANYIFIQIFFYLLLGSIVFVLPQTSSVTVKTIGQITAVILFIIGPLGNVVEAIPLILKANMSLERFDNLEKLLENADDMKHTAPDAILKSKETFDAITLKRLTFTYPESEAKQSFTVGPIDLSIKRGEIVFLVGGNGSGKTTLLKMLTGLYYPQSGTIMVDDIAVNMTNYTYYRDLISVIFTESHVFDRLYGIDNVDEIKLNELINLMELAEKASYVDGKFTDIKLSTGQRKRLALIESLMEDKAVYVLDEVAADQDPHFRKYFYDTILRKMQNEGKTIIAATHDDKYFYVADRVFKMDYGKITEDGHHGNHN from the coding sequence ATGAGACTCTTAGATTTCCTAACTGCTGAGACTGACCTCAGAAGCACGAGAGTTATAGTGATGTCCGCTCTGGCAGGTTCCGCCAATGCAATGGTGGTGGTAATTATAAACAACGTCGCTCAGGATTTTTCACAACTTAATTTTAGGTCGCTTTTAATGTTTTCTTTGTGCATTTTACTGTATGTAGTTACAAAAAAATATTCTCTCTATGAAACTGCCACAACAGTTCGCACAGCCATGTATCGTTCCAATATGCGGATTTCTGATAAAATCAGGCGCACCTCCCTGATGTCTTTGGAGACAATCGGCAAAACACACATATATACCACTATGGCTGATAACACAGAGATTGTCTATGAGGCGTCAAGAAAAATGGTCAACGGATTGTCATCATTAGTAATGCTGTTTTTCTGCTTCATCTATATAGCTGTGCTTTCAACGACTGCTTTTTGGTTTGCGGCAGCCATGATAGGCAGTGCAATTATAATCTATATTATAAATCAAAAAGCAATAAGCGAGGGACTTCGCTCTGCAGCTAAGAAAGAGGGTGAGTACTTTGACACTATGAATCACATCCTTGAGGGTTTTAAAGAAATCAAGATGAATGTGAAAAAGAGCGAAGACCTGTTACGGAATTATCTTGAAAAAATATCTCGTTCCACCAAAGAAATGCAGATAGGCACAGAGAATAAAGTGATAGCCAACTACATATTTATTCAGATATTTTTCTATTTACTGCTTGGCTCTATCGTCTTTGTGCTGCCACAGACCTCTTCAGTAACGGTAAAGACCATAGGACAAATAACTGCGGTCATACTGTTTATAATAGGCCCGCTTGGTAACGTGGTAGAGGCCATACCGCTTATACTTAAGGCAAACATGTCGCTTGAGCGCTTTGATAATCTTGAAAAACTTCTGGAAAATGCTGACGACATGAAACACACGGCTCCTGATGCAATTCTAAAAAGTAAGGAAACATTTGATGCAATAACTCTCAAAAGACTAACATTTACTTACCCTGAAAGTGAGGCAAAACAATCCTTTACCGTTGGGCCTATAGACCTGAGCATCAAACGTGGTGAAATAGTATTCTTAGTCGGTGGAAACGGTTCCGGCAAAACCACCCTGCTTAAAATGCTGACAGGACTCTATTACCCTCAGTCTGGAACAATTATGGTGGATGATATAGCGGTAAATATGACAAATTACACCTATTACAGGGACCTGATTTCAGTTATTTTCACTGAATCCCATGTTTTTGACAGGCTCTATGGAATAGACAATGTTGACGAGATAAAGTTAAACGAGCTGATTAACTTGATGGAACTTGCGGAGAAAGCCTCATACGTTGATGGTAAGTTTACTGATATAAAACTCTCCACAGGACAGAGAAAACGGCTTGCTCTTATTGAATCCCTAATGGAGGACAAAGCGGTTTATGTGCTGGATGAGGTGGCGGCAGATCAGGACCCGCATTTTAGAAAATATTTTTATGACACAATATTGAGGAAAATGCAGAACGAGGGTAAAACGATAATCGCAGCCACTCATGATGACAAGTACTTTTATGTCGCAGACCGGGTGTTTAAGATGGATTACGGAAAAATAACTGAGGATGGACATCATGGGAATCACAACTAA
- a CDS encoding sigma-54-dependent Fis family transcriptional regulator, whose product MEYGKILIVEDEKSMNEILRMLLEGEGYEVVSAYDGREGLEAVKKDIFDIVLTDIKMPVQTGFEVLREVKEHSPETIVIMITAFGTTEDAIEAMKAGAYDYVNKPFKIDEIRLIIKKALEKRHLSREVKNLKDQLDGSYRFENIIGKSKCMRDLLMAVPKVAESNSNVLLTGETGCGKELFAHAIHKLSKRAGKDFVAINCAAMPEGLLESELFGHMRGSFTGASSNKEGLFEVANDGTMFLDEIGDMPLALQAKLLRVLEDGTFRRIGGTKDLKTDVRVISATNKILKEESMAGRFRTDLYYRLNVIPVHIPPLRNRRDDIPILIDYFLEKNNITDRKFTSGAIDALMKYSWPGNVRELENIIDRVLTFSEKETIIEEELPGELREQLGKRTFMEIIRQLIVTLEFPPEGEFLDDILMETEKQYLKKALEVTSGNKTEAAKMLNISFRQFRHRLKKYGID is encoded by the coding sequence ATGGAATATGGGAAAATCCTGATAGTGGAAGATGAGAAAAGCATGAATGAAATTCTAAGGATGCTTTTAGAGGGAGAAGGGTATGAGGTCGTATCAGCGTATGACGGTCGTGAGGGGCTTGAGGCTGTAAAAAAAGACATATTTGACATCGTGCTGACAGATATTAAAATGCCAGTGCAAACCGGATTTGAAGTTTTAAGGGAGGTCAAAGAGCACAGCCCGGAGACAATAGTTATAATGATAACAGCCTTTGGTACCACAGAGGATGCTATTGAGGCAATGAAGGCCGGAGCTTACGACTATGTAAATAAGCCATTTAAAATAGACGAAATACGATTAATAATAAAAAAAGCGCTCGAAAAAAGACATCTTAGCAGAGAAGTTAAAAACCTTAAAGATCAACTGGACGGCTCTTACCGCTTTGAAAATATAATAGGCAAAAGTAAGTGTATGAGGGATCTCCTTATGGCAGTGCCAAAGGTGGCAGAGAGCAATTCAAACGTATTACTGACAGGCGAAACAGGCTGCGGTAAGGAACTGTTTGCCCACGCCATACATAAATTGAGTAAGCGAGCCGGCAAAGATTTTGTTGCAATCAACTGTGCGGCCATGCCTGAGGGGCTTTTAGAGAGTGAGCTGTTTGGGCATATGAGGGGATCCTTTACAGGTGCATCCTCAAACAAAGAGGGTCTTTTTGAAGTGGCAAACGACGGTACGATGTTTTTGGATGAGATAGGCGATATGCCGCTTGCGTTACAGGCAAAACTTCTCAGGGTGCTTGAAGACGGCACATTCAGAAGAATCGGCGGCACCAAAGACCTTAAGACGGATGTCAGGGTAATCTCGGCAACAAACAAAATCCTTAAAGAGGAATCCATGGCCGGACGATTCAGAACTGACCTCTATTACAGATTAAACGTCATCCCTGTTCACATTCCGCCGTTAAGAAACAGAAGAGATGATATACCTATACTCATAGATTACTTTTTGGAGAAAAACAACATAACTGACAGGAAATTTACCAGCGGCGCCATTGACGCCCTGATGAAGTACTCGTGGCCCGGCAACGTAAGGGAACTTGAAAATATAATTGACAGGGTGCTGACATTTTCCGAAAAAGAGACAATAATAGAGGAGGAGCTCCCCGGAGAACTCAGGGAGCAACTTGGCAAGCGCACGTTTATGGAAATAATAAGACAACTAATTGTAACGTTAGAGTTCCCGCCTGAGGGGGAGTTTCTTGATGACATTTTGATGGAGACAGAAAAACAATATCTCAAAAAAGCTCTTGAGGTAACCTCCGGCAATAAGACTGAGGCCGCAAAAATGCTAAATATATCCTTTCGGCAATTCAGACACAGGCTTAAGAAGTATGGTATTGATTAG
- a CDS encoding PAS domain-containing protein, translated as MFVEIRKIRALILLRVGVTYLLLASFFLYGGKFAVFPFPDLLSNLAVFIFILTILYLLVLKKLQKSPDIKTSGRFHVFTYFQIVFDSFIILFLIIITGGIDSWFSFLLLVNVISAGVTLGRAPIMIAASLNSIGYGVIIVLQFYQILKVPYSPTLIGQDFFYNIFANMTALFLTAYLSRNLLIRLERTSSTLKQTESDFQDLYSFHREVIENIPAGLIYTDKAGKIMLFNRPAEKITGILREKAAEKTLYDIFEFVPVQIDIGIFKGTITDYTDDSEKIIEMKISAHINNSGHLLGFVIAFEDQTRITELQRDMKEKEKLAAIGELSANIAHEIRNPLAALRTSVEMLREDSLSGTLKPERTTRIMDIAIKEMDRLNKIITDFLIYSSPKPPSLTSVDLNKVLRESVDMLRTSVITYAEGGKQISINFEEPERLLTINCDEDKIKQVFLNLGINALQSLTDGGSLSISVKHLGGFVKITFSDTGTGIEKDVLKKIFYPFYTTKKGGSGLGLAIVYRIIEEHSGKVKVVSFPQKGTTFDVFLPGGG; from the coding sequence TTGTTTGTTGAAATAAGAAAAATCCGAGCGCTGATTCTTCTCAGGGTCGGAGTTACATATCTTTTGCTTGCATCGTTTTTTCTTTACGGCGGAAAGTTTGCCGTTTTCCCATTCCCTGATTTGCTTTCCAACTTGGCTGTGTTTATATTCATTCTTACGATTCTTTACCTGCTTGTCCTTAAAAAACTCCAAAAATCACCTGATATTAAAACCAGCGGCAGGTTTCATGTATTTACCTACTTTCAGATTGTTTTTGATTCCTTTATTATTCTTTTTCTGATTATCATAACTGGAGGGATAGACAGCTGGTTTTCATTTTTGCTGCTTGTAAATGTTATCTCTGCCGGTGTTACTCTTGGCAGGGCGCCCATTATGATAGCGGCGTCATTAAATTCAATCGGCTACGGTGTGATTATAGTGCTGCAATTTTATCAAATATTAAAAGTTCCATATTCTCCTACACTGATTGGTCAAGATTTCTTTTACAACATATTTGCAAATATGACGGCTCTTTTTCTAACCGCTTACTTAAGCCGCAATCTTCTTATCAGGCTTGAAAGAACCTCAAGCACGCTTAAACAGACCGAAAGTGATTTTCAAGACCTCTATTCATTTCATAGAGAGGTGATAGAAAATATACCTGCCGGCTTGATTTACACAGATAAGGCCGGCAAGATAATGCTTTTTAACCGACCGGCTGAAAAGATAACAGGCATCTTAAGAGAGAAGGCAGCCGAAAAAACCCTCTATGACATCTTTGAATTTGTACCGGTTCAAATTGATATTGGAATTTTTAAGGGTACGATTACAGACTACACGGATGATAGCGAAAAGATTATAGAGATGAAAATATCAGCCCATATAAACAATTCAGGGCATTTGCTGGGGTTTGTCATAGCCTTTGAGGATCAGACAAGAATCACGGAGCTTCAAAGGGATATGAAAGAAAAGGAGAAACTGGCAGCCATAGGAGAGCTTTCCGCAAACATTGCCCATGAGATAAGAAATCCTCTGGCCGCCCTCAGAACCTCAGTAGAAATGCTTAGGGAGGACAGCCTCTCAGGCACACTCAAACCCGAACGTACAACCCGCATCATGGACATTGCGATTAAGGAAATGGACAGACTCAATAAGATTATAACTGACTTTCTAATATACTCAAGCCCAAAACCTCCCAGTCTTACCTCTGTGGATTTAAATAAAGTGCTGCGAGAGAGTGTGGACATGCTGCGCACCTCTGTGATAACCTATGCAGAGGGCGGCAAACAGATAAGCATTAACTTTGAAGAACCGGAACGTTTACTAACAATTAACTGTGATGAGGATAAAATCAAACAGGTGTTTCTGAATCTGGGGATAAATGCCCTGCAATCGTTGACAGACGGCGGGAGTCTCAGTATTTCGGTTAAACACTTGGGCGGTTTTGTTAAAATAACATTTAGCGATACCGGTACTGGTATTGAAAAAGATGTTTTAAAAAAGATATTTTACCCCTTTTATACTACCAAAAAAGGGGGGTCAGGTTTAGGACTTGCCATAGTCTATAGGATAATAGAGGAGCATTCGGGGAAAGTAAAGGTGGTTAGTTTTCCCCAAAAAGGTACTACGTTTGACGTCTTTTTACCTGGAGGTGGATAG
- a CDS encoding type II secretion system F family protein, with amino-acid sequence MAVQKTTGQLKKKSFSFGGSVSDKDLVVFTRQFSTMIDAGLPLVQSLDILSEQSENPTFKNIIYEMKLEVEGGSTFSDALKRYPKVFDELYANMVQAGEAGGILDTVLQRLADYIEKSMRLKKKVKGAMTYPIVIISIAVICIGVIMVFVVPTFAKMFASLGGTLPAPTRVIIALSNFIAGWGGAMIVVVVVATVFVYKQIRSTDNGKYITDKIMLRMPIFGILIRKVAVAKFTRTLGTLISSGVPILEGLENTARTSGNKVVERTIYTVRAAVTEGLALSDPLSKAGVFPPMVTSMIAIGESTGALDAMLSKIADFYDEEVDNTVSNLTALMEPLMIVFLGGTVGFTVVAMYLPIFKMVTLIK; translated from the coding sequence ATGGCGGTGCAAAAAACGACAGGGCAGCTAAAGAAAAAGAGTTTTTCATTCGGCGGTTCAGTATCTGATAAAGATCTGGTGGTATTTACACGCCAGTTTTCAACAATGATTGATGCCGGGCTTCCGCTTGTTCAGTCGCTTGACATATTGTCTGAGCAATCGGAAAATCCCACATTTAAAAACATCATATATGAAATGAAATTAGAAGTAGAGGGTGGTTCAACATTTTCTGATGCACTGAAAAGGTATCCTAAGGTTTTTGATGAACTATATGCCAACATGGTTCAGGCAGGCGAGGCAGGCGGTATTTTGGATACGGTGCTTCAGAGGCTTGCCGACTATATTGAAAAGTCTATGAGGCTTAAAAAGAAAGTAAAAGGCGCCATGACTTATCCGATAGTTATCATTTCTATAGCGGTCATCTGTATAGGCGTCATAATGGTTTTTGTTGTACCTACGTTTGCTAAGATGTTTGCCTCACTGGGCGGCACACTACCAGCTCCAACAAGGGTAATCATAGCCCTCAGCAATTTTATAGCTGGCTGGGGCGGCGCTATGATTGTAGTAGTAGTAGTGGCAACTGTTTTTGTCTATAAGCAAATTCGGAGTACCGACAACGGCAAGTACATAACGGATAAAATAATGCTCAGAATGCCCATATTCGGTATTCTTATAAGAAAGGTGGCAGTTGCTAAATTTACGAGAACCCTTGGTACACTTATCTCAAGCGGTGTGCCTATCCTTGAGGGGCTTGAAAACACCGCAAGAACCTCTGGAAATAAAGTAGTGGAAAGAACCATATACACGGTAAGGGCCGCAGTTACAGAGGGCTTGGCGTTGTCAGACCCGCTTAGCAAGGCAGGGGTTTTCCCGCCCATGGTTACCAGTATGATTGCAATAGGAGAGTCAACCGGAGCGCTGGATGCAATGCTCTCTAAAATAGCCGATTTTTACGACGAAGAGGTTGACAACACAGTTTCAAATCTGACAGCCCTCATGGAACCTCTTATGATTGTCTTTCTGGGCGGAACCGTTGGGTTCACTGTTGTTGCAATGTACTTGCCCATCTTTAAGATGGTCACTCTTATTAAGTAA
- a CDS encoding MerR family transcriptional regulator, with protein MMPDVKKSSVVHRNDMPLYAIGVAAELVGITDQTLRLYEKHGLIKPARRNKNRYYSENDIKWLQCIRDLIHHRKISIEGLKLLLDYAPCWEITNCPEQKKSMCSAFVNKSMSCWELSKKRCIKENGVNCEDCIVYLKSIKKP; from the coding sequence ATGATGCCAGATGTGAAAAAGAGTTCGGTTGTACATAGAAATGACATGCCTCTTTATGCTATCGGGGTGGCAGCCGAGTTAGTAGGCATAACTGACCAGACACTAAGATTATATGAAAAACACGGACTTATCAAGCCAGCAAGAAGAAATAAAAACAGATACTACTCGGAAAATGACATTAAATGGCTCCAGTGTATAAGAGACTTGATTCATCACAGAAAGATAAGCATTGAAGGACTGAAACTCCTCCTTGACTATGCTCCATGCTGGGAGATAACAAACTGTCCGGAGCAAAAGAAAAGCATGTGTTCAGCCTTTGTCAACAAATCCATGTCCTGCTGGGAGCTAAGCAAAAAGAGGTGTATTAAAGAAAATGGTGTAAATTGTGAGGACTGTATTGTTTACTTGAAGTCTATTAAGAAACCTTAA
- the flgK gene encoding flagellar hook-associated protein FlgK — translation MSVGALFDIARSGLYASTAALDITGNNIANVNTPGYSKQDAALNSREPRYSTNGYIGQGVDFESVTRRVDNFVERQLLLGNNSVGKYTVQDDTYSSIENAYNEQNGNGLMDNITNYFNSWNEVAANPDTLEQRNILLTAGNELISNAKQIQTTFQKLSYSLGVELTADINRINDIAKSISVLNEQIANGEAGTKFKINDLRDQRGSLLTELSQLTKFDTIEDNSGRLTVIMGDRNLVGPNGVHELTQNRTSDQKDKLLIDNIDITDRITNGRLASVLQLRNNDQTGIPYTLSELRKIVGAITNQVNIIHSSGFGLQPTATDITVMNLTPDHTTAGSINSVSMSDFANLAPGDYQIKFTSPTTYDLYRNGSAVSTDNTYTGANTLDFNGVSVQFASAPASGDTYYVSARNKNFFNDLTPTASVKQSSTMGISSINIYDRTALTYNNYEVRFTDSTNYQLYDIQKGKITGSGSVLGGDTILIDGMQVKITGTPANHDILKVSPTDLAVTAGGVAITDTNDVAAASNSAGNYGDNSNALAMVALSQTNQTALINVTFNTYYTNIVTTQGGFAKSAKDNLTFTQNVQQQLQLQRDSVSGVSLDEEAMNLIQYQKAYQAAAKLVNVTDVMLTTLMSLVGTA, via the coding sequence GTGTCTGTTGGCGCACTTTTTGACATAGCTCGTTCAGGGCTGTATGCCTCAACGGCAGCACTTGACATAACCGGTAACAATATAGCCAATGTAAACACCCCAGGCTACAGCAAGCAGGACGCTGCACTTAATTCCAGAGAACCTCGTTACAGCACTAATGGTTACATCGGACAAGGCGTTGATTTTGAGAGCGTAACAAGGCGAGTTGATAACTTTGTTGAAAGACAGCTGCTTTTGGGAAATAACTCTGTTGGCAAATATACGGTTCAGGATGATACATACTCTTCAATAGAGAATGCTTATAACGAGCAAAACGGCAATGGGTTGATGGATAATATAACTAACTACTTTAACAGCTGGAACGAGGTAGCAGCCAACCCTGATACTCTTGAACAACGTAATATTCTCCTAACTGCAGGGAACGAGCTTATATCTAACGCTAAACAAATTCAAACCACATTTCAGAAATTATCATACTCTCTTGGCGTTGAATTGACTGCAGATATTAACAGAATAAATGATATTGCTAAAAGCATATCCGTTCTCAATGAACAGATTGCTAATGGAGAAGCTGGTACTAAGTTTAAGATAAATGATTTAAGAGACCAAAGAGGATCACTTTTAACAGAACTTTCTCAACTCACTAAATTTGACACGATAGAGGACAATTCCGGACGATTGACTGTTATTATGGGGGATAGAAATCTTGTAGGCCCAAATGGTGTTCATGAACTTACCCAAAATAGGACATCGGATCAAAAGGACAAACTGCTCATAGACAACATAGATATAACAGATAGAATCACTAATGGACGATTAGCATCGGTTCTACAGTTGAGAAACAACGATCAGACCGGCATACCATATACCCTTTCGGAGCTAAGAAAAATCGTGGGAGCTATAACCAATCAAGTCAACATAATTCACTCCAGCGGTTTTGGCTTACAACCTACGGCAACTGACATCACTGTTATGAACCTCACCCCTGACCACACCACGGCAGGCAGTATAAACTCAGTTTCGATGTCAGATTTTGCTAACCTTGCGCCTGGTGACTATCAGATTAAGTTTACATCACCAACCACCTATGATTTATACCGGAACGGTTCAGCCGTAAGTACAGATAATACCTACACTGGGGCAAACACTTTGGATTTTAACGGTGTGAGCGTTCAATTTGCATCTGCGCCCGCCTCAGGAGATACATACTATGTATCAGCAAGGAATAAGAATTTTTTTAATGATTTGACTCCAACAGCCTCCGTTAAGCAGTCATCAACAATGGGCATTTCCTCTATCAATATCTATGACAGGACAGCCCTGACTTATAACAACTATGAGGTCAGGTTTACTGATTCAACTAATTATCAGCTGTATGATATACAAAAGGGGAAAATAACAGGTTCAGGCAGCGTATTAGGTGGCGATACGATTTTAATAGACGGTATGCAGGTAAAAATTACAGGAACCCCTGCAAACCATGATATTTTAAAGGTATCTCCTACAGACCTTGCTGTAACTGCCGGAGGGGTTGCCATAACTGACACAAACGATGTTGCTGCAGCCAGTAACTCGGCGGGTAATTATGGCGACAATAGCAACGCACTTGCCATGGTAGCGTTGAGCCAAACAAATCAAACAGCTCTTATAAACGTTACATTCAACACCTACTATACCAATATAGTGACAACTCAGGGCGGATTTGCTAAATCAGCAAAGGACAATCTCACGTTCACACAAAATGTACAACAACAGTTACAACTACAAAGGGACAGTGTTTCGGGTGTGTCGCTTGATGAGGAGGCGATGAACCTTATACAGTATCAAAAGGCTTATCAGGCGGCAGCTAAATTAGTAAATGTGACAGATGTAATGCTTACAACGTTGATGAGTTTAGTGGGTACTGCTTAA
- a CDS encoding sensor histidine kinase KdpD produces MDDERPSPDALLAQVKMEEARKSQGSLKIFFGAAPGVGKTYAMLEAARQKQSEGVEVVVAVVETHKRKETEKLLEGLEVLQRTRVEYRGAVLYELDIDQALKRHPSLILVDELAHTNAPESRHKKRWQDVFELLETGIDVYTTLNVQHLESLSDVVAQITGVTIRETVPDFVIERADEVALVDLPPDELLQRLKEGKVYMPELLEQARGNFFRKGNLLALRELALRRTAERVDEQIQDYRVVKGVKEVWPVSERILVSISANPRSIRLIRAAKRMAAGLRAEWIAVNVEAPSKVKPTKTDLAKLAAHIRLAEELGAETVTLSGQRASEEILRYAASRNVTKIIIGKPTHPRWKDTLFGSMLDEIVRGSGNIDVYVISGDRGEPISEPVTKLKKQNTLITKDIPLTIATVAVCTLVAQLMDPYVALADLAMVYLIGVVFIATHSGKLPSLLMALFGVLAFDFFFVPPRYSFEVSSTGYLITFIVMLALSYIISKLTLSVKAQADSARERQQTTESLYNLSRKLVNKQSIEQVCMLVISHIAEILSCLAVVLLPDEDGMLKSRITTAETFELDQKEYSVAKWCFDHRQKAGFATDTLSGAKAMYLPLVASAKTIGVIGVLMSQSHEFFEQRQMHILESFANQSAMAIEQVMLANETQQALLKAETETLRNTLLSSISHDLRTPLAAITGAASTILQKDITLDYNENHELLLTIYEEAEHLNQIIRNVLNMTRIEAGAITVKKQWQPIEEIIGAALNRMSEKLGGKPVEINLPGDLPMVFFDSLLIEQVLMNLLDNAIKYTPPETPIELTATVKDSNVVVSVRDRGPGIIDGEEQRIFDKFVRSTSKGGGIGLGLTICRAILTAHGGEISAQNRSDGGSEFSFTLPVVNQPDMMQTTE; encoded by the coding sequence ATGGATGACGAAAGACCATCGCCAGATGCGCTTTTAGCACAGGTTAAAATGGAGGAGGCACGCAAGAGTCAGGGTAGTCTGAAGATTTTTTTTGGAGCAGCTCCCGGTGTTGGGAAAACCTATGCAATGCTTGAAGCGGCACGGCAGAAACAGTCAGAAGGGGTTGAAGTTGTTGTTGCAGTGGTGGAAACCCACAAGCGGAAAGAAACCGAAAAGCTGCTTGAAGGACTTGAAGTATTACAGAGAACAAGGGTAGAGTACCGGGGGGCTGTTTTATATGAATTAGATATAGACCAGGCACTGAAGCGTCACCCCTCGCTTATTTTAGTTGATGAGCTGGCACATACAAACGCACCGGAGAGCCGCCATAAAAAACGGTGGCAAGATGTCTTTGAACTGCTTGAGACCGGTATTGACGTTTATACGACACTTAACGTTCAACACCTTGAAAGCCTCAGCGATGTTGTCGCTCAAATTACAGGAGTAACAATACGGGAAACCGTACCTGATTTTGTTATAGAACGAGCTGATGAGGTTGCTCTTGTGGATCTTCCCCCTGATGAGCTTTTACAAAGACTCAAAGAGGGAAAAGTGTATATGCCTGAGCTTTTAGAGCAAGCAAGAGGTAATTTTTTCAGAAAAGGCAATCTGCTTGCTTTACGAGAATTAGCATTACGTAGAACAGCCGAGCGCGTGGATGAACAAATTCAGGATTATCGGGTGGTCAAAGGCGTAAAAGAAGTGTGGCCGGTATCTGAGCGGATTTTAGTAAGTATCAGCGCTAATCCACGCTCTATACGTCTGATACGGGCTGCAAAGCGTATGGCTGCAGGACTTAGGGCTGAATGGATAGCAGTGAACGTTGAAGCACCTTCAAAAGTAAAACCGACAAAGACCGACCTTGCAAAACTTGCAGCTCACATTCGTCTTGCCGAGGAACTAGGAGCTGAAACTGTAACGCTTTCAGGTCAGCGTGCAAGCGAAGAAATCCTTCGGTATGCAGCAAGCCGAAATGTTACTAAAATTATAATTGGAAAACCAACACACCCGAGATGGAAAGACACCCTATTTGGTTCTATGCTGGATGAGATTGTGCGAGGAAGCGGCAATATTGATGTGTATGTAATCAGCGGTGACAGAGGAGAGCCAATCTCTGAGCCTGTTACAAAATTAAAAAAACAGAACACGTTAATAACAAAAGATATACCCCTGACTATTGCCACAGTTGCTGTGTGCACTCTTGTTGCACAACTGATGGATCCTTATGTAGCCTTAGCCGACCTTGCAATGGTGTATTTAATCGGTGTTGTGTTTATTGCAACACACTCAGGGAAATTGCCGTCACTCCTTATGGCTTTATTTGGTGTTTTAGCGTTTGATTTTTTCTTTGTGCCGCCACGTTATAGCTTTGAAGTCAGCTCTACCGGATATCTTATCACCTTTATCGTAATGCTTGCTCTATCGTATATAATCAGCAAGCTAACATTGAGTGTAAAGGCACAGGCTGATTCCGCCCGTGAGCGTCAACAAACAACGGAGTCGCTTTACAATCTGAGCCGTAAACTTGTTAACAAACAGAGCATAGAGCAAGTCTGCATGCTTGTCATCAGCCACATAGCCGAGATTTTATCATGTCTTGCAGTGGTGCTTTTGCCTGACGAGGATGGAATGTTGAAATCAAGGATAACCACAGCTGAGACCTTTGAGCTTGATCAAAAGGAATACAGTGTGGCAAAGTGGTGTTTTGACCACAGACAGAAGGCTGGTTTTGCTACCGATACACTCTCCGGAGCCAAAGCCATGTACCTTCCGCTTGTTGCCTCAGCTAAGACCATAGGTGTAATCGGAGTTCTAATGTCTCAGTCACACGAGTTTTTTGAACAAAGACAAATGCATATTCTTGAGAGTTTTGCAAACCAAAGCGCTATGGCTATTGAACAGGTAATGTTAGCAAATGAAACTCAGCAGGCGCTCTTAAAAGCTGAGACGGAAACTTTGCGTAATACCCTGCTTAGCTCAATTTCCCATGATCTGCGCACGCCCCTTGCTGCCATTACCGGTGCGGCATCCACCATCCTGCAAAAAGATATTACGCTTGATTACAATGAGAACCATGAGCTCCTCCTGACCATATACGAAGAGGCGGAACATCTCAACCAAATCATTAGAAACGTTCTTAATATGACACGCATAGAGGCTGGGGCAATAACTGTGAAAAAACAGTGGCAGCCAATAGAGGAAATCATAGGTGCAGCACTTAACCGTATGTCGGAGAAACTGGGAGGCAAACCTGTAGAGATAAATCTGCCGGGGGATTTACCGATGGTTTTTTTCGATTCGCTTTTGATCGAACAGGTGCTTATGAATCTGCTGGATAATGCTATTAAGTACACGCCGCCGGAGACTCCTATAGAGCTTACTGCAACGGTAAAAGACAGTAATGTTGTTGTGAGTGTTAGGGACAGGGGGCCTGGGATAATTGACGGTGAAGAGCAGCGGATATTCGATAAGTTTGTGCGAAGCACCTCCAAAGGTGGAGGAATCGGGCTTGGGTTAACTATTTGCCGTGCCATATTAACTGCACATGGAGGGGAAATCAGCGCGCAAAACAGGTCTGACGGTGGTTCTGAGTTTAGTTTTACGCTGCCTGTTGTAAACCAACCCGATATGATGCAGACCACGGAGTAA